Genomic window (Drosophila sulfurigaster albostrigata strain 15112-1811.04 chromosome 2R, ASM2355843v2, whole genome shotgun sequence):
TAAATTATCTCAGctgtacatgtatgtatatggcaTATCATTTGTATCATGAGAATTGAATGTCTCATTCGACATTAGAGATTGCCTATGGGGCATatcaacattaataataataataataaattatcttttacttttaaaatagcaaaaatactTGCCTTACCATTTTAAAATAGTCACGCCTGACGAGAAAATAGCTAAATTGGCACAACTGATTGAATCAAAATATTCAGAAAGCAGTGAAGTATAAAACATCCAGCTGGGTTGCTGGGTCACTGTGCTTCGTTTGGAAATGCAGAAAGCTAGATTGAGCTTTTTTGAGCGCCAACATTCGAAATGCATCAAAGTTTActattattgatttattattaattatatacagaaacatatacaattatttctagctacacttaataaattaaactatGGTAAAAATGACAGACCCATTCGCACATTGGCAACGTCTCTCCCACATTAACTGGGTGGTAAAATGCCCAAAGCTCTTAAACACAACTTGGCCGCATTGAGCTTGGCctcctttttgttgttacaATTCTGCGTTGGGGTATACGTCTGACCATTGACCTCCACCGAGAAGAGAAAGAGGCGACTGTGTGAAGGACCCGAGTCCTCTTTCAGCATATACTGTGGCGCCGGCCATTTGTTCTTCGATGTCAGTTCGTTGAGCACACACACCGGATGCTTGTCCTGAGCCGTAAGTGCGGCCTGCGCAATATTGACGGCACTTGTGTTCTTTGTTCCCCGTGGACCCGCCTGGCgtggtggctgctgcttgATATCCTCGCGCGACACCAAACCTCGTTTGTCCAGCTTAACGGTCAGTTGCAGTGGCTGCAGCGAGCCAGTCTTTGTGCGACCCAAGCCTTCGCCCGGCTTCCAGCCCATCTTCTGCAACAGCGTCATACCCATACCGCCTGTCACGGGCTTCGCTGACGTCAGCTGATCCCGACGCACCCACAGCTGTGGTCCACTGTTCAGCTCATGGACTTTCATCACCTGGGCGCCAGTGCTACCCGTGAACTGACCTGGCAGATGCTTCGACGATGCCCACGATGTCATGTCCCGCTGCGCGTTAAACATCATTTTGAGCGCTTCCGAGTCCGTTGGATTATCCTGCAATGTAAATTTTGTTAGTATTGTAACTATTAATTACTCGATAAGAATTACCTGAAGTCGTCTTATGGCACTTAAGCGCTGCGTGATTATGCTGGATACATCCATGCTGGGCGCCATGCTCTGCGGGAAGATAGAAGGACTGGGCTGCGGCGGCGGAGGCAATGCTGCCGATGGTATTGGCACTTCAGGCACAAATTTCTGCATTGCCGGCGGCTTTGGAGGCGGCGGCACTGAAAGGATTGGCGGCGCGGTTGTCGCTGGAACGGCTGGTGCAGCAGCAGGCACTAGGGCAGGAGTAGGCACGGGTAACGACGCTGGTAATTGCAGTGGTATGTTGCCGGGCGAACCATTCGTGTCATTCACATCCGCAGGCATATTGGCGGGCTTAAAGGCGGGCtcctgttgctcctgctgtgGTATCGATTTGGCAAACACATTGCGCTGCACCTCCTTAAACATACTGGTAGCCTGCTTGGCGGGAGGGAGTGCCGGCAATGGTTGCACTGGTTCCTTTTCCACCGGCACCCAGGTTTCGTTCATGCGATGCACTTGACCCGACGACACGGGAAACTGCATGGTTATGGCCTTGGTCTGATCCTCGCGCCGCATCGACGGCACAATGGGTGTCGAGTTGCGTATGTGCATCACAATGGGTTCGCGCTCCTTTAGTTGAAAGGGGTGGTGGAAGGCCTTCGCATTACCATTCTTGTCCACATCCGAGTCCTCGTCAGAGCTAAGATCGGACAGCATTTCTCCATTGGAGATCTTCTTGCAAAAGTCTGTTAGATCTTGCACCGTTCGTCCGCCGTAGCGCATTTTCAGCAGCACCTTGTCCTTTACCTCCGGCGTCATTTCAGCCACGCCCGCCATGTTACCGCACTTAAACATGCTGATGGCATTGCGGCGCGCAATCTCCAATAAACGCTTCTTATCGATGCCCAGGTCCCGGGATCTCGAACGAGATCGCGAACGAGACCGCGTGCGATGCCGAGAGTTACCCTGGTATCTGGAGTTGGAGGTAGTGTTGCGCTTGCTGTCGCCTCCGGATTCCTGTTTCACTTCGCCGTAGAAGCGCCGACGTCCGTTCGCCTTCTCTCGCAGATAAGTTTCCTCGTCGGACAGTGAGAGTTCGTCAGACTGGCGTCGTTcggttttgatttttgtggCTCTTCCATTGCCATCCTTAGCATGTGTCCGACTGCCGTCTTGGTAGCCATTGTAAAAGCTATTGTGTCCTCTTTCGCGATCCCTTTCCCGCTCTCGATCCCTCTCCCGTTCTCGCTCCCTCTCCCGATCTCGCTCCCGTTCCCGCTCTCTGTCgcgttctctttctctctctctctcccgctccCTATCGCGTTCCCTCTCCCGTTCCGCCGTGCCTTGCTCGTGATGCAATGCTTCCTTCTTGGCCGGCACTGCTGATATGTCCGCATCCGATAGAGCATGCCGCTTTCGCGACTCCGGCTTCTCCTTATTCTCAGCCTTgactattgttgttggcactgCGAGACGTTCCTTGGACTTCTCTCGATCCTTGTCCTTGTGTTTGTCCTTGCTGTCTTTGTGCTTATGCTTGTGCTTTTTCCGTTTGCTCTTATGCTTATTATGCCTACTTTCAGGGGATGCCCCATCGTCGTCGGAACATTCTCCATCTGATTTAATGGACTTGCCACGcgattttttccttttttcctttttcactTTCTTGTGTTTCTTTAGCAGGTTCTTGTCGTCCAGTAGCACTTGGGGTGGCGCCGCATTAAAAACACCAAAGAGCTCGGCGAGAATTTCATTGGACGTTTTTACAGGTGCCACTTGCTTTTTATCGTCCTGCGACGaatcgttgctg
Coding sequences:
- the LOC133835807 gene encoding protein Son, which translates into the protein MTEKTESTIPAETAAAVVATKGGNTVTVKREKIDIEIEAKLRALNSKIKSESTTPTPTVDATDSDASNNSNDSSQDDKKQVAPVKTSNEILAELFGVFNAAPPQVLLDDKNLLKKHKKVKKEKRKKSRGKSIKSDGECSDDDGASPESRHNKHKSKRKKHKHKHKDSKDKHKDKDREKSKERLAVPTTIVKAENKEKPESRKRHALSDADISAVPAKKEALHHEQGTAERERERDRERERERERERDRERERERDRERERERERDRERERDRERGHNSFYNGYQDGSRTHAKDGNGRATKIKTERRQSDELSLSDEETYLREKANGRRRFYGEVKQESGGDSKRNTTSNSRYQGNSRHRTRSRSRSRSRSRDLGIDKKRLLEIARRNAISMFKCGNMAGVAEMTPEVKDKVLLKMRYGGRTVQDLTDFCKKISNGEMLSDLSSDEDSDVDKNGNAKAFHHPFQLKEREPIVMHIRNSTPIVPSMRREDQTKAITMQFPVSSGQVHRMNETWVPVEKEPVQPLPALPPAKQATSMFKEVQRNVFAKSIPQQEQQEPAFKPANMPADVNDTNGSPGNIPLQLPASLPVPTPALVPAAAPAVPATTAPPILSVPPPPKPPAMQKFVPEVPIPSAALPPPPQPSPSIFPQSMAPSMDVSSIITQRLSAIRRLQDNPTDSEALKMMFNAQRDMTSWASSKHLPGQFTGSTGAQVMKVHELNSGPQLWVRRDQLTSAKPVTGGMGMTLLQKMGWKPGEGLGRTKTGSLQPLQLTVKLDKRGLVSREDIKQQPPRQAGPRGTKNTSAVNIAQAALTAQDKHPVCVLNELTSKNKWPAPQYMLKEDSGPSHSRLFLFSVEVNGQTYTPTQNCNNKKEAKLNAAKLCLRALGILPPS